The following coding sequences are from one Marinitoga litoralis window:
- a CDS encoding chemotaxis protein CheX → MNVQVINSILDAFSKTFQMATNNMDIEIQKPSLDKGENRTYDVVVTIGFIGDINGNIHIGLASETAKKIVSQMMMGMPIEKLDEMSLSALGELGNMISGSIAISLEKLNYKINITPPSIMHGNNIIFIKDGVSLRFPMNIDNKYLEEFFVVLKS, encoded by the coding sequence ATGAATGTACAAGTTATAAATTCTATTTTAGATGCTTTTTCAAAAACCTTTCAAATGGCAACAAACAATATGGATATAGAAATTCAAAAACCTTCTTTAGATAAGGGGGAAAATAGAACTTATGATGTTGTTGTAACTATCGGCTTTATTGGCGATATTAATGGAAATATTCATATTGGATTGGCTTCTGAAACAGCAAAAAAAATCGTTTCTCAAATGATGATGGGAATGCCTATTGAAAAATTAGATGAAATGAGTTTAAGTGCTTTAGGTGAATTAGGTAATATGATATCAGGTTCAATAGCTATTAGTTTAGAAAAATTAAATTATAAAATAAATATAACTCCACCATCTATAATGCATGGAAATAACATTATCTTTATTAAAGATGGCGTCTCTTTAAGATTCCCTATGAATATAGATAATAAATATTTAGAAGAATTTTTTGTTGTTTTAAAAAGCTGA
- a CDS encoding AtpZ/AtpI family protein produces MKKQNIDIKIFAQLNLILFFALNVLTNIFIGYLIGYGLSSITNNDIWKIVFLFLGVISGLYNGIKELIKEAEKQDNELRIKRENKRNNNKNNDTFNN; encoded by the coding sequence ATGAAAAAACAAAATATAGATATAAAGATTTTTGCACAATTAAATTTAATATTATTTTTTGCTTTAAATGTTTTAACGAATATATTTATTGGATATTTAATAGGATACGGTTTATCTTCCATTACAAATAATGATATTTGGAAGATAGTGTTTTTGTTTTTAGGGGTTATATCTGGATTATATAACGGTATTAAAGAATTGATTAAGGAGGCTGAAAAACAAGATAATGAACTCAGAATTAAAAGAGAAAATAAAAGAAATAATAATAAAAATAATGATACTTTCAATAATTGA
- a CDS encoding PHP domain-containing protein — translation MLLDLHCHSNYSDGTLSPRQLIKKAKNLGIKLFSIADHDTIKGQFEAINFAKSINLNYIPAVEINAEFPTLMDILGYNIDINNDFFNTFLETIYNKRIERNRLMIELLKKEGFKIDIEDLEGVSLNTIGRPHIARILLNKGYGTSISQIIEDYLTRGKKCYIERFKFSPKKTIKAIKKAGGMAVLAHPKKLRISNNQLESLVKELKDYGLDGIECFHYSSDPHYTNYLIELARKTGLLITAGSDFHGSNKPFVSLGVYVEDFVIQDTINYFVTNYFN, via the coding sequence ATGTTATTGGATCTACACTGTCATAGCAATTACTCAGATGGAACATTATCTCCTAGACAATTAATAAAAAAAGCAAAGAATTTAGGAATAAAATTATTTTCAATTGCCGATCATGATACAATAAAAGGGCAATTCGAAGCAATTAACTTCGCAAAAAGTATTAATTTAAATTATATTCCTGCAGTGGAAATAAATGCAGAGTTCCCTACTTTAATGGATATTTTGGGATATAATATAGATATTAACAATGATTTTTTTAATACATTTTTAGAAACTATATATAATAAAAGGATAGAAAGAAATAGATTAATGATTGAATTGTTAAAAAAAGAAGGTTTTAAAATAGATATTGAAGATTTAGAAGGTGTTTCACTAAATACTATTGGCAGACCACATATTGCAAGAATTCTTTTAAATAAAGGATATGGGACATCAATAAGTCAAATTATAGAAGATTATTTAACTCGTGGGAAAAAATGCTACATTGAACGATTTAAATTTTCTCCAAAGAAAACTATTAAAGCTATTAAAAAAGCTGGTGGAATGGCAGTATTAGCTCATCCAAAAAAACTTAGAATATCCAATAATCAATTAGAATCTTTGGTTAAAGAATTAAAGGATTATGGGTTAGATGGAATTGAATGTTTCCATTATTCTAGTGATCCTCATTATACAAATTATTTAATAGAGTTAGCTAGAAAAACTGGATTATTAATAACTGCAGGAAGTGACTTTCACGGATCTAATAAACCTTTTGTTTCTTTAGGTGTATATGTAGAAGATTTTGTAATACAAGATACTATTAATTATTTTGTAACAAATTATTTTAACTAA
- the atpB gene encoding F0F1 ATP synthase subunit A, translating to MTQRQKRNLMILFLIYAVLGLINFIFFPSANLEGVGLRWTYSFGEAQTFWNTINPMTVIMSFLIIFLLIIFAAGVKFELIPNKKQALVESLLGYFWELVEDAVPNPNYRKPIYIISTTLFLFILIANLLSGIPGINVTPASEGIKIGLFTDTWYTPTSDLNTNATFALMVLIISHIFAASAKGILNWLKMFIEPTPLLLPLNLIGELAKPVSHSLRLFGNIFGGGILVLIISYMLKYFVLPVFLWGFFGIFVGLIQAFVFSLLAIAYMGSLLEE from the coding sequence ATGACTCAAAGGCAAAAAAGAAATCTTATGATCCTATTTTTAATTTACGCTGTTTTAGGTTTAATTAATTTCATATTTTTTCCTTCTGCAAACTTAGAAGGGGTTGGATTAAGGTGGACTTATTCGTTTGGAGAAGCTCAAACATTTTGGAATACTATTAATCCAATGACTGTTATAATGTCCTTTTTGATAATTTTCCTATTAATTATTTTTGCAGCAGGAGTTAAATTTGAATTAATACCAAACAAAAAACAAGCTCTAGTAGAATCATTGTTAGGATATTTTTGGGAATTGGTAGAAGATGCTGTTCCTAATCCTAATTATAGAAAACCTATATATATTATCTCTACTACTTTATTCTTATTCATTTTAATTGCAAATTTACTATCAGGTATTCCAGGAATAAATGTTACACCGGCATCTGAAGGAATTAAAATTGGATTATTTACGGATACTTGGTATACTCCAACTTCTGATTTAAATACAAATGCTACTTTTGCTTTAATGGTATTAATTATTAGTCATATATTCGCCGCTTCTGCAAAAGGTATTTTAAACTGGTTGAAAATGTTTATAGAACCTACTCCATTATTATTGCCATTAAACTTAATTGGTGAGCTAGCAAAACCTGTTTCTCACTCTTTGAGGTTGTTTGGTAATATTTTTGGTGGTGGAATTTTAGTATTAATTATAAGTTATATGTTAAAATATTTTGTTTTACCTGTATTTTTATGGGGTTTCTTTGGAATATTCGTTGGTTTAATACAAGCTTTTGTTTTCTCACTTTTGGCTATTGCATATATGGGTTCATTATTAGAAGAATAA
- the fliD gene encoding flagellar filament capping protein FliD, with protein sequence MSENSYLGSFQFGGISSGLDTASIVDQLMSLERRPLERLQNDFETLQLKQKAWEEVDSKLSDFWDFLATFKLKSNLIPKNVEVSDENVLRATASASSSNTNFKVKVNSLSSSTSLTPNNTLGDIPDLTTQFYNLTGRTTPVAGTFTLKALDSSGNVIENFNFSFSGTDTIQDIINKINTSTNFTASLNNGKLRIEDKTGNVDNILLGDSSDTSNFVDVFNLNGADYNGTYIESTVHVGAISTSKTLSDISSDVSSGIIRINGTEITVSSSDSISDLIARINSSNANVVAWYDENEDKLMIRNKDGGPQSITIEDGDSSGGNLTNVLDDLSWIDTSGNYLGTINPGKAANVEFDFDGDGVADLTKTTWGNTIDYNGITLNLKSISTNWVDVQVTQDADATYEKITEFVDKYNEIIGYIYDKLNEDAVESNNGETLSEEDKLKGILKGDSNLEDIFYKLRDIAYGVVSWTSDVDSQYNSLYQIGITSGDAGGTYQNTMKGILDINEDKLKEAIQNNAEEVWKLFAYEDDNNKGIAIKFKDYIWETTKFGGTIDQISSSTGTIGLEMRDIAKRMTSLIDQLQRKEAYYWQKFSAMEQSISNIQQQGSWIASAFAK encoded by the coding sequence ATGAGCGAAAATAGTTATCTCGGATCCTTCCAATTTGGTGGGATCTCTAGTGGTTTAGATACAGCTTCTATTGTTGATCAACTAATGTCTTTAGAAAGAAGACCATTAGAAAGATTACAAAACGATTTTGAAACTTTACAATTAAAACAGAAAGCATGGGAAGAAGTAGATAGCAAGTTAAGTGATTTTTGGGATTTTTTAGCAACATTTAAACTAAAGAGTAATTTAATTCCAAAAAATGTTGAGGTAAGCGATGAAAACGTATTAAGAGCTACTGCATCTGCTTCATCTAGTAATACAAATTTCAAAGTTAAAGTAAATTCATTATCTTCTTCCACATCATTAACTCCAAATAATACATTAGGAGATATTCCAGATTTAACAACACAATTTTATAATTTAACTGGAAGAACTACCCCAGTAGCTGGAACATTTACTTTAAAAGCTTTAGATTCAAGTGGTAATGTTATTGAAAATTTTAATTTTTCTTTTTCTGGAACAGATACAATTCAAGATATTATAAATAAAATAAATACTTCAACTAACTTTACGGCATCTTTAAACAATGGAAAATTAAGAATAGAAGATAAAACAGGAAATGTTGATAATATATTACTAGGGGATTCTTCTGATACTAGTAATTTTGTTGATGTTTTTAATTTAAATGGGGCTGATTATAATGGAACATATATTGAAAGTACAGTTCATGTAGGTGCAATAAGCACTTCAAAAACTTTATCCGATATTAGTTCAGATGTATCTTCTGGAATTATTAGAATAAATGGAACAGAAATTACCGTTAGTTCATCAGATTCAATAAGCGATTTAATTGCAAGAATTAATTCTTCTAACGCAAATGTTGTTGCTTGGTATGACGAAAATGAAGATAAATTAATGATAAGAAATAAAGATGGGGGGCCACAATCAATTACTATAGAAGATGGAGATTCTTCTGGTGGTAATTTAACAAATGTTCTTGATGATTTATCTTGGATTGATACAAGCGGTAATTATTTAGGGACTATTAATCCTGGAAAAGCTGCAAATGTGGAATTTGATTTCGATGGAGATGGAGTTGCTGATTTAACAAAAACAACTTGGGGTAATACAATTGACTATAACGGTATTACTTTAAATCTTAAATCTATTTCAACCAATTGGGTGGATGTTCAAGTAACTCAAGATGCTGATGCTACATATGAAAAAATTACAGAATTTGTTGATAAATATAATGAAATTATTGGATATATATATGATAAGCTTAATGAAGATGCTGTTGAATCTAATAATGGTGAAACTCTATCCGAAGAAGATAAACTAAAAGGAATTTTAAAAGGAGATAGCAATTTAGAAGATATATTTTATAAACTGAGAGATATTGCATATGGAGTAGTTTCTTGGACTTCTGATGTTGATTCACAATATAACTCATTATACCAAATAGGAATTACTTCCGGTGATGCTGGAGGAACATATCAAAACACAATGAAAGGTATTTTGGATATTAACGAAGATAAATTAAAAGAAGCTATTCAAAACAACGCTGAAGAAGTATGGAAACTATTTGCATACGAAGATGATAATAACAAAGGTATTGCAATAAAATTTAAAGATTATATTTGGGAAACTACCAAATTTGGAGGAACAATTGACCAAATTTCTAGTAGTACTGGAACAATTGGTCTTGAAATGAGAGATATTGCAAAAAGAATGACATCTTTAATCGATCAACTTCAGAGAAAAGAAGCATATTATTGGCAAAAATTCTCTGCTATGGAACAATCAATATCAAATATTCAACAACAAGGTTCTTGGATCGCAAGTGCGTTTGCAAAATAA
- a CDS encoding 6-phosphofructokinase: MRVGILTGGGDCPGLNAVIRGIVHAAGEGYETYGILNGWNGMLTKEMMKLDKDDVEGIHILGGTILGTARVNPFKTEEGKELVEKNFKEMGLDALIAIGGDDTLSVAAKLSSMGYPVVGVPKTIDNDVSNTDYTFGFHTAVNVGADAIDRLHSTAKSHKRVMVVELMGREAGWITIEAGMAAGAHLILIPEFPMTISEIVNYVNKRMQEKKYMIIAVAEGFKPTELEQVVADMSTVDAFGHIKLGGIAHYLAEIIEQKTGYETRSVVLGHLLRGGTPTAFDRILGTRYGVEAMNLVKNRDFGRMVALKGNQIVSIPLEYGVATKKLVPFEYYKLAQLFFD, from the coding sequence ATGCGAGTAGGCATATTAACAGGTGGCGGAGATTGTCCTGGTTTAAACGCTGTTATTAGGGGGATTGTGCATGCAGCTGGTGAAGGATATGAAACATATGGTATTTTAAATGGATGGAATGGTATGCTTACAAAAGAAATGATGAAATTAGATAAAGATGATGTAGAAGGAATTCATATTTTAGGAGGTACTATTTTAGGTACAGCTAGAGTAAACCCATTTAAAACGGAAGAGGGAAAAGAGTTAGTTGAAAAAAATTTTAAGGAAATGGGATTAGATGCATTAATAGCAATTGGAGGCGATGATACATTATCTGTTGCGGCAAAGTTATCTAGTATGGGTTATCCAGTTGTAGGAGTTCCTAAAACCATTGATAATGATGTTTCTAATACAGATTATACATTTGGATTTCATACAGCTGTTAATGTAGGTGCTGATGCTATAGATAGGCTCCATTCTACTGCTAAATCTCATAAAAGAGTTATGGTTGTAGAATTAATGGGTAGAGAAGCTGGATGGATAACTATTGAGGCTGGAATGGCTGCAGGAGCTCATTTGATATTAATACCTGAATTTCCAATGACAATATCAGAAATAGTTAACTATGTAAACAAGAGAATGCAAGAAAAGAAATATATGATAATAGCTGTAGCAGAAGGGTTTAAACCGACAGAATTAGAACAGGTTGTTGCAGATATGTCAACTGTAGACGCATTTGGACATATTAAATTAGGTGGAATAGCTCATTATTTAGCAGAAATAATTGAGCAAAAAACAGGTTATGAAACAAGATCTGTAGTTCTTGGACACTTATTAAGAGGAGGAACCCCAACAGCCTTTGATAGAATATTAGGTACTAGATATGGTGTTGAAGCAATGAACTTAGTAAAAAATAGAGATTTTGGAAGAATGGTAGCTTTAAAGGGTAATCAAATAGTATCTATTCCTCTTGAATATGGAGTTGCAACAAAAAAATTAGTTCCATTTGAATATTATAAACTGGCGCAACTATTTTTTGATTAA
- a CDS encoding flagellar protein FlaG, producing MGDLNRISGDFTNFLDSLSKDSSNKNPVKAADSTEKYKGSNANFNQPIDNQKLSKTIEEKLNNLKEIFKGEVRFEVDNDIDMIIVKIVDKNSKKIIRQIPSETAVKMAEMLDKLEGIFLDTRA from the coding sequence ATGGGAGACTTGAATAGAATAAGTGGCGATTTTACAAATTTTTTAGATTCCTTAAGTAAAGATAGTTCTAATAAGAATCCAGTAAAAGCTGCAGATTCAACGGAAAAATATAAAGGATCTAATGCTAATTTTAATCAACCAATAGATAATCAAAAACTATCTAAAACTATAGAAGAAAAATTGAACAACTTAAAAGAAATATTTAAAGGAGAAGTAAGATTCGAAGTTGACAACGATATCGATATGATTATTGTAAAGATAGTTGATAAGAATTCTAAAAAAATTATTAGACAGATTCCTTCAGAAACAGCAGTAAAAATGGCTGAAATGCTAGATAAATTAGAAGGTATTTTTCTTGACACTCGCGCATAG
- the ribF gene encoding riboflavin biosynthesis protein RibF, which translates to MNYAITIGTFDGVHKGHQIILKKTLDIAKKHEFIPKAYIMKYPATKYFGEFKGVILPSYKRAEILKNMGFETEIFDLPDVIHISHSEYLDFLLNNGMKAIVCGKDFTFGKGKKGDVSYLLSEKHKKNYIVEVLSDIKNSEIRISSTFIRRELLTGNIKQANKLLGRNWTLEGPVYEDRHVGFKLGFPTANIDIRYKEEVLYPKYGVYLVKGGVKGSNYKYYGLMSVGIRPTFNEDKKKPKVEIYFLDYFGDLYNKIVEVEVLDFLREEIKFNSEKDLIKQMIKDEDNARKMIEKMGG; encoded by the coding sequence ATGAATTATGCAATTACTATAGGAACATTTGATGGAGTACATAAAGGACATCAGATAATATTGAAAAAAACACTTGATATTGCCAAAAAACATGAGTTTATTCCAAAAGCCTATATAATGAAATATCCAGCAACAAAATATTTTGGTGAATTTAAAGGAGTAATATTGCCTTCATACAAAAGGGCAGAAATTCTAAAAAACATGGGATTTGAAACAGAAATTTTTGATTTGCCAGATGTAATTCATATATCTCATAGTGAGTATTTAGATTTTTTATTAAACAATGGGATGAAAGCCATAGTATGTGGAAAGGATTTTACTTTTGGTAAAGGTAAAAAAGGTGATGTTTCATATTTATTATCTGAAAAACATAAAAAGAATTACATTGTTGAAGTGCTAAGTGATATAAAAAATTCTGAAATTAGAATTAGTTCTACTTTCATTAGAAGAGAATTATTAACTGGTAATATCAAACAAGCAAATAAATTATTGGGTAGAAATTGGACGTTAGAAGGCCCAGTATATGAAGATAGACATGTTGGGTTTAAACTTGGATTCCCTACAGCAAATATAGATATTAGGTATAAAGAAGAGGTGCTATATCCAAAATATGGAGTATATCTTGTAAAAGGCGGAGTAAAAGGAAGTAATTATAAATATTATGGTTTAATGAGTGTAGGAATTAGACCAACATTTAATGAAGATAAAAAAAAGCCGAAAGTAGAAATATACTTCTTAGATTATTTTGGGGATTTATACAATAAAATAGTTGAGGTAGAAGTATTAGATTTTTTAAGAGAGGAAATTAAATTTAATTCTGAAAAAGATCTTATAAAACAAATGATTAAAGACGAGGATAATGCTAGAAAAATGATAGAAAAAATGGGTGGATAA